In the genome of Manis javanica isolate MJ-LG chromosome 17, MJ_LKY, whole genome shotgun sequence, one region contains:
- the CCNE1 gene encoding G1/S-specific cyclin-E1 isoform X2, translating to MPRERRERDAKEQGTMKEECGTDVSVRSRKRKANVAVFLQDPDEEIAKIARTVRSQCGSQPWDSNAACENPCSLIPTPDKEEDELGYPSSANEPPSFMPSRASPLPVLNWANREEVWKIMLNKEKIYLRDKHFMQRHPLLQPKMRAILLDWLMEVCEVYKLHRETFYLAQDFFDRYMATQQDVVKTLLQLIGISSLFIAAKLEEIYPPKLHQFAYVTDGACSVDEILNMELIIMKALKWHLSPLTTVSWLNVYMQVAYLNDLYEVLLPRYPQQIFIQIAELLDLCVLDVGCLEFSYGVLAASALYHFSSSELMQKVSGYQWCDIEKCVKWMVPFAMVIRETGSSKLKHFQGVPSEDAHNIQTHINSLDLLVSILPCFPGQSPSKESHIV from the exons ATGccgagagagaggagggagag GGATGCGAAGGAACAGGGCACCATGAAAGAGGAATGTGGCACTGATGTCTCTGTTCGCTCCAGGAAAAGGAAGGCAAATGTGGCCGTT TTTTTGCAGGATCCAGATGAAGAAATTGCCAAAATTGCCAGGACTGTGAGAAGCCAGTGTGGCAGTCAG cctTGGGACAGTAATGCAGCCTGTGAAAACCCCTGCTCCTTGATTCCCACACCTGACAAAGAAGAGGATGAGCTGGGGTACCCAAGTTCTGCAAATGAGCCTCCGAGTTTCATGCCATCCAGAGCCTCCCCGCTGCCTGTACTAAA ctGGGCGAATAGAGAGGAGGTTTGGAAAATTATGCTAAACAAGGAAAAGATATACTTACGGGATAAGCACTTTATGCAGCGGCACCCCCTTCTGCAGCCTAAAATGCGAGCGATTCTTCTGGACTGGTTAATGGAG GTGTGTGAAGTCTATAAACTTCACAGAGAGACATTTTACTTGGCACAGGACTTCTTTGATCGGTATATGGCAACACAACAAGATGTTGTAAAGACACTTTTACAGCTTATTGGgatttcatctttatttattgCTGCCAAACTTGAg GAGATCTATCCTCCAAAGTTGCACCAGTTTGCTTATGTTACAGATGGGGCTTGTTCAGTAGATGAAATTCTTAACATGGAATTAATCATTATGAAg GCCCTTAAGTGGCATTTAAGTCCCCTGACCACTGTGTCCTGGCTGAATGTGTACATGCAGGTTGCATATCTCAATGATTTATATGAAGTGCTCCTGCCTCGGTATCCCCAGCAAATCTTCATACAGATTGCAGAG CTTTTAGATCTCTGTGTCCTGGATGTTGGCTGCTTAGAATTTTCCTATGGTGTGCTTGCTGCTTCTGCCTTGTATCATTTCTCTTCATCTGAATTGATGCAGAAGGTTTCAG GGTATCAGTGGTGTGATATAGAGAAGTGTGTCAAATGGATGGTTCCATTTGCCATGGTTATAAGGGAGACAGGAAGTTCCAAACTGAAGCACTTCCAGGGAGTTCCTTCTGAAGATGCACACAACATCCAGACCCACATAAACAGCTTGGACTTGCTGGTCAGTATTCTTCCTTGCTTCCCAG
- the CCNE1 gene encoding G1/S-specific cyclin-E1 isoform X1 produces MPRERRERDAKEQGTMKEECGTDVSVRSRKRKANVAVFLQDPDEEIAKIARTVRSQCGSQPWDSNAACENPCSLIPTPDKEEDELGYPSSANEPPSFMPSRASPLPVLNWANREEVWKIMLNKEKIYLRDKHFMQRHPLLQPKMRAILLDWLMEVCEVYKLHRETFYLAQDFFDRYMATQQDVVKTLLQLIGISSLFIAAKLEEIYPPKLHQFAYVTDGACSVDEILNMELIIMKALKWHLSPLTTVSWLNVYMQVAYLNDLYEVLLPRYPQQIFIQIAELLDLCVLDVGCLEFSYGVLAASALYHFSSSELMQKVSGYQWCDIEKCVKWMVPFAMVIRETGSSKLKHFQGVPSEDAHNIQTHINSLDLLDKAQAKKAILSEQNRISPLPSGVLTPPQSSKKQSSGQGPTE; encoded by the exons ATGccgagagagaggagggagag GGATGCGAAGGAACAGGGCACCATGAAAGAGGAATGTGGCACTGATGTCTCTGTTCGCTCCAGGAAAAGGAAGGCAAATGTGGCCGTT TTTTTGCAGGATCCAGATGAAGAAATTGCCAAAATTGCCAGGACTGTGAGAAGCCAGTGTGGCAGTCAG cctTGGGACAGTAATGCAGCCTGTGAAAACCCCTGCTCCTTGATTCCCACACCTGACAAAGAAGAGGATGAGCTGGGGTACCCAAGTTCTGCAAATGAGCCTCCGAGTTTCATGCCATCCAGAGCCTCCCCGCTGCCTGTACTAAA ctGGGCGAATAGAGAGGAGGTTTGGAAAATTATGCTAAACAAGGAAAAGATATACTTACGGGATAAGCACTTTATGCAGCGGCACCCCCTTCTGCAGCCTAAAATGCGAGCGATTCTTCTGGACTGGTTAATGGAG GTGTGTGAAGTCTATAAACTTCACAGAGAGACATTTTACTTGGCACAGGACTTCTTTGATCGGTATATGGCAACACAACAAGATGTTGTAAAGACACTTTTACAGCTTATTGGgatttcatctttatttattgCTGCCAAACTTGAg GAGATCTATCCTCCAAAGTTGCACCAGTTTGCTTATGTTACAGATGGGGCTTGTTCAGTAGATGAAATTCTTAACATGGAATTAATCATTATGAAg GCCCTTAAGTGGCATTTAAGTCCCCTGACCACTGTGTCCTGGCTGAATGTGTACATGCAGGTTGCATATCTCAATGATTTATATGAAGTGCTCCTGCCTCGGTATCCCCAGCAAATCTTCATACAGATTGCAGAG CTTTTAGATCTCTGTGTCCTGGATGTTGGCTGCTTAGAATTTTCCTATGGTGTGCTTGCTGCTTCTGCCTTGTATCATTTCTCTTCATCTGAATTGATGCAGAAGGTTTCAG GGTATCAGTGGTGTGATATAGAGAAGTGTGTCAAATGGATGGTTCCATTTGCCATGGTTATAAGGGAGACAGGAAGTTCCAAACTGAAGCACTTCCAGGGAGTTCCTTCTGAAGATGCACACAACATCCAGACCCACATAAACAGCTTGGACTTGCTG